A single Suricata suricatta isolate VVHF042 chromosome 2, meerkat_22Aug2017_6uvM2_HiC, whole genome shotgun sequence DNA region contains:
- the GIMAP2 gene encoding GTPase IMAP family member 2 isoform X1: MLLRKEENSGTAMDQQECSHFEPCVKNQRTRGSELRIILVGKTGTGKSATGNSILRTQAFESRLGTQPITKTCSEHQGSWGGREMVIIDTPDMFSGEDHSDPLYKEVQRCYLLSSPGPHVLLLVTQLGRFTVQDQQAVQRVKEIFGEDAMRHTIVLFTHKEDLEGESVTDYIHDTDNKALCKLVAACGGRMCAFNNRATESDRDAQVRELMDVIEDLMLEKKGDHYTNGLYSLITASECGPVWSEERFKDFKRDLVKYMGIQKHYSAKANGLKQALIKTLVFILFCIHLFAQFLILLLSSWYRMCNLFYQFLVRMYNLFCILVFIIAKIWMLILRKITGLECMTPRV; this comes from the exons ATGCTgttgaggaaagaagaaaattcag GAACAGCAATGGACCAACAGGAATGCAGTCACTTTG AACCATGTGTGAAGAACCAGCGTACCAGAGGATCAGAGCTGAGAATCATTCTGGTGGGCAAAACAGGAACTGGCAAAAGTGCTACAGGGAACAGCATCCTCAGGACGCAAGCATTTGAGTCACGGCTGGGTACCCAGCCCATAACTAAGACTTGCAGTGAACATCAgggaagctggggagggagggagatggtcATTATTGACACACCAGATATGTTTTCTGGGGAGGACCACTCCGATCCCCTGTACAAAGAGGTGCAGAGGTGCTACTTACTCTCTTCACCAGGACCCCATGTACTGCTCCTGGTGACTCAGCTGGGCAGATTCACCGTCCAGGACCAGCAGGCTGTGCAGAGGGTGAAGGAGATCTTTGGAGAAGATGCCATGAGACACACAATTGTCCTCTTCACCCACAAGGAAGACCTGGAAGGAGAATCTGTGACAGATTACATCCATGACACAGATAACAAAGCCCTGTGCAAGCTGGTGGCAGCATGTGGGGGCAGAATGTGTGCCTTTAACAACCGTGCTACAGAGAGTGATCGGGATGCCCAAGTGAGAGAGCTAATGGACGTGATTGAGGACCTGATGTTGGAGAAGAAGGGTGACCACTACACCAATGGGCTCTACAGCCTAATAACAGCGTCAGAATGTGGACCTGTGTGGTCAGAGGAGAGGTTCAAGGATTTCAAAAGAGATCTTGTAAAGTACATGGGAATCCAGAAGCATTACTCAGCCAAAGCAAATGGCCTGAAACAAGCTCTAATCAAAACCCtcgtctttattttattttgtattcatttgttcGCCCAATTCCTAATTCTGTTATTGAGTTCATGGTACAGAATGTGCAACTTGTTTTACCAATTTCTTGTTAGAATGTACAATTTGTTCTGTATATTGGTGTTCATTATAGCCAAAATATGgatgttaattttgagaaagatcaCTGGGTTGGAATGCATGACCCCTAGAGTATAG
- the GIMAP2 gene encoding GTPase IMAP family member 2 isoform X2, with protein MDQQECSHFEPCVKNQRTRGSELRIILVGKTGTGKSATGNSILRTQAFESRLGTQPITKTCSEHQGSWGGREMVIIDTPDMFSGEDHSDPLYKEVQRCYLLSSPGPHVLLLVTQLGRFTVQDQQAVQRVKEIFGEDAMRHTIVLFTHKEDLEGESVTDYIHDTDNKALCKLVAACGGRMCAFNNRATESDRDAQVRELMDVIEDLMLEKKGDHYTNGLYSLITASECGPVWSEERFKDFKRDLVKYMGIQKHYSAKANGLKQALIKTLVFILFCIHLFAQFLILLLSSWYRMCNLFYQFLVRMYNLFCILVFIIAKIWMLILRKITGLECMTPRV; from the exons ATGGACCAACAGGAATGCAGTCACTTTG AACCATGTGTGAAGAACCAGCGTACCAGAGGATCAGAGCTGAGAATCATTCTGGTGGGCAAAACAGGAACTGGCAAAAGTGCTACAGGGAACAGCATCCTCAGGACGCAAGCATTTGAGTCACGGCTGGGTACCCAGCCCATAACTAAGACTTGCAGTGAACATCAgggaagctggggagggagggagatggtcATTATTGACACACCAGATATGTTTTCTGGGGAGGACCACTCCGATCCCCTGTACAAAGAGGTGCAGAGGTGCTACTTACTCTCTTCACCAGGACCCCATGTACTGCTCCTGGTGACTCAGCTGGGCAGATTCACCGTCCAGGACCAGCAGGCTGTGCAGAGGGTGAAGGAGATCTTTGGAGAAGATGCCATGAGACACACAATTGTCCTCTTCACCCACAAGGAAGACCTGGAAGGAGAATCTGTGACAGATTACATCCATGACACAGATAACAAAGCCCTGTGCAAGCTGGTGGCAGCATGTGGGGGCAGAATGTGTGCCTTTAACAACCGTGCTACAGAGAGTGATCGGGATGCCCAAGTGAGAGAGCTAATGGACGTGATTGAGGACCTGATGTTGGAGAAGAAGGGTGACCACTACACCAATGGGCTCTACAGCCTAATAACAGCGTCAGAATGTGGACCTGTGTGGTCAGAGGAGAGGTTCAAGGATTTCAAAAGAGATCTTGTAAAGTACATGGGAATCCAGAAGCATTACTCAGCCAAAGCAAATGGCCTGAAACAAGCTCTAATCAAAACCCtcgtctttattttattttgtattcatttgttcGCCCAATTCCTAATTCTGTTATTGAGTTCATGGTACAGAATGTGCAACTTGTTTTACCAATTTCTTGTTAGAATGTACAATTTGTTCTGTATATTGGTGTTCATTATAGCCAAAATATGgatgttaattttgagaaagatcaCTGGGTTGGAATGCATGACCCCTAGAGTATAG